From Sporosarcina sp. 6E9, a single genomic window includes:
- a CDS encoding CPBP family intramembrane glutamic endopeptidase — translation MFKNESGQIRAGWLVLLAFTALIIVQQLFALPGAILLIFTEAPSLINGETGTPDIMAALDTHPWIFLLVQGGGSVGAILITYLLWRFINKGTIKQLGFRGSVKDLWFGLFLGAISITVIFIVLLATGNVTLMNPLSSPQFSVYTISFLILFILVGFSEEMFFRGYVMSTLASRGNKKWVIYVASALIFSIAHGLNPNVSMLGLTNIAVVGVLFAYMFYATNSLWLPIGYHITWNYFQGNVFGFAVSGTAPNGIYSVETIAGRDWLTGGAFGLEGGLMATLLILVGFVATRGYCRWRGYEHEENTLN, via the coding sequence ATGTTTAAAAATGAATCGGGTCAAATTCGTGCTGGTTGGCTAGTTTTGCTAGCTTTTACAGCTTTAATAATTGTTCAACAGTTATTTGCACTTCCGGGTGCTATCCTATTAATCTTCACAGAAGCACCTTCACTTATTAATGGAGAAACGGGTACCCCGGACATAATGGCTGCTTTAGATACGCACCCTTGGATTTTCTTATTGGTGCAAGGCGGTGGATCAGTAGGCGCAATACTCATCACATACTTGTTATGGCGTTTTATTAACAAGGGAACTATAAAACAATTAGGTTTTAGAGGTTCTGTAAAAGATTTATGGTTCGGACTTTTTCTTGGGGCGATTTCAATAACCGTGATTTTCATTGTGTTGTTGGCGACCGGGAATGTGACGCTTATGAATCCATTGTCGAGTCCTCAATTCTCGGTGTACACGATTAGTTTTCTCATTTTGTTCATTCTTGTTGGTTTTTCGGAGGAGATGTTCTTTAGGGGTTATGTCATGTCCACACTGGCGAGCAGGGGGAATAAAAAGTGGGTAATCTATGTAGCATCTGCTTTGATTTTCAGCATTGCGCATGGATTGAATCCCAATGTGAGTATGCTAGGATTGACCAATATCGCGGTCGTCGGTGTTTTATTCGCGTATATGTTTTATGCGACAAATAGTCTTTGGTTGCCGATTGGTTATCATATTACTTGGAACTATTTTCAAGGAAATGTTTTTGGATTCGCGGTGAGCGGGACGGCGCCGAATGGTATTTATAGCGTAGAAACAATTGCAGGACGTGATTGGTTGACGGGCGGCGCGTTTGGTTTAGAAGGCGGATTAATGGCGACGTTGCTAATTTTGGTAGGGTTTGTTGCTACTAGGGGTTATTGTAGGTGGCGGGGTTATGAACATGAGGAAAATACCTTAAACTAA
- a CDS encoding response regulator, producing MYKVLIIEDEDMIREGLKYMIDWLSYDCVVAGEASNGVEGLEKIEQLKPDIVLLDINMPLKTGIELLEENDWKYSFSTIILSGYEDFTYAKKGIEFSVTDYLLKPVHHKELIEAVERAKETVLLKKQYQILQENSEAMDNFSVLNLSLLNEINNKQSHIKQIIDYIQDNYSQKISMDDLINELEMSATYINNKIKESTTYTFNELLNRYRIQRAIEIISIGQEKISTVALDVGFSDYRYFIKVFKRYTNALPSDFVNYYKN from the coding sequence ATGTATAAAGTCTTGATTATTGAAGATGAAGATATGATACGTGAAGGTTTGAAATATATGATTGATTGGCTAAGCTACGACTGTGTCGTTGCAGGTGAAGCCTCAAATGGCGTGGAAGGACTAGAGAAAATCGAGCAGTTAAAACCTGATATCGTGTTGCTTGATATAAATATGCCATTAAAAACAGGTATTGAACTACTTGAGGAGAACGATTGGAAGTATTCATTTAGTACAATTATTCTCTCAGGTTATGAAGACTTTACCTATGCCAAAAAGGGCATTGAATTCAGTGTAACTGATTATTTATTGAAGCCAGTCCATCATAAAGAGTTAATTGAAGCGGTTGAAAGAGCGAAAGAAACCGTCCTATTAAAAAAGCAATATCAGATCCTGCAAGAAAACAGCGAAGCAATGGATAACTTTAGTGTTTTGAACTTAAGTCTCTTAAATGAAATAAATAATAAACAATCCCATATAAAGCAAATTATTGATTATATCCAAGATAACTATTCACAGAAAATCAGTATGGATGATTTAATAAATGAGCTTGAAATGAGTGCGACATACATAAACAATAAGATAAAGGAAAGTACAACCTATACTTTTAACGAATTATTAAATCGGTATCGTATTCAAAGAGCTATTGAAATTATTAGTATAGGACAAGAAAAGATTTCGACGGTGGCCCTTGATGTTGGATTTAGTGATTATAGATATTTCATCAAAGTTTTCAAGAGATATACTAATGCACTCCCAAGTGATTTTGTCAATTACTATAAGAATTAG